One Mycolicibacterium parafortuitum DNA segment encodes these proteins:
- a CDS encoding glutamine synthetase family protein, protein MTQLSGPQIGVAADELRDGIADGTLHEIEVAWTDPFGHAAGKRIPAAQFLDRAAGTGFAFCEAALGWNTDGTVIDGLRLTNWDGGYPDVYAVPDFSTFTRVPWRPGVGHVISDIVTHHRTPSLLDPRAVLKRVLARLDGLGYSANIGVEFEFYLLELDGAPIIDKIQAYSLENANALDPLIADLYQTLGAFTRLEGIQTEYGPGQVETNLVYTDALAAADDSARLKYAAKEVARRHGKLASFMPKPFSEHSGSSAHLHISLWRGDEPAFAAVDGAESQDARYAIAGLFEHLPSITLFGAHSVNAYRRFAPDTFAPDTVNWSRDNRSAAIRSLIEDKPEASRIELRSGASDSNPYWLIASALAGVVAGLEARREPPEQATGNLYGKGTPLPDSLGTAVALAVQDDTILEILGAESVLDFAAIARSEWEQYVGHVSDWERDRYLSTS, encoded by the coding sequence ATGACGCAGCTGTCCGGACCACAGATCGGCGTCGCGGCCGACGAACTGCGCGACGGCATCGCCGACGGCACGCTGCACGAGATCGAGGTGGCCTGGACCGACCCGTTCGGCCACGCCGCCGGTAAGCGGATCCCGGCCGCGCAGTTCCTGGACCGGGCGGCCGGCACCGGGTTCGCGTTCTGCGAGGCTGCGCTCGGCTGGAACACCGACGGCACGGTCATCGACGGGCTGCGGCTGACCAACTGGGACGGCGGCTACCCGGATGTGTATGCGGTGCCGGACTTCTCAACGTTCACCCGGGTGCCGTGGCGCCCCGGCGTCGGACACGTGATCTCCGATATCGTCACCCATCACCGCACCCCGTCGCTGCTGGACCCGCGCGCCGTGCTGAAGCGGGTGCTGGCCCGGCTGGACGGGCTGGGCTACAGCGCCAACATCGGTGTCGAGTTCGAGTTCTACCTGCTCGAGCTCGACGGTGCGCCGATCATCGACAAGATCCAGGCCTACTCGCTGGAGAACGCGAACGCGCTGGATCCGTTGATCGCCGACCTGTACCAAACCCTCGGCGCGTTCACGCGTCTGGAGGGCATCCAGACCGAGTACGGCCCGGGCCAGGTCGAGACCAACCTCGTCTACACCGATGCGCTGGCCGCCGCCGACGACAGCGCCCGGCTCAAATACGCCGCCAAGGAGGTGGCGCGCAGGCACGGCAAGCTCGCCAGCTTCATGCCCAAGCCGTTCTCGGAGCACTCGGGAAGCTCGGCGCACCTGCACATCTCGTTGTGGCGCGGCGACGAGCCGGCCTTCGCGGCGGTCGACGGCGCCGAGAGCCAGGACGCGCGTTACGCGATCGCCGGGCTTTTCGAGCACCTGCCCTCGATCACGCTGTTCGGTGCGCATTCGGTCAACGCGTACCGCCGGTTCGCGCCGGACACGTTCGCTCCCGACACGGTCAACTGGAGCCGGGATAATCGCAGCGCGGCGATCCGCTCGCTGATCGAGGACAAGCCCGAGGCCTCCCGTATCGAATTGCGTTCCGGAGCATCGGATTCCAATCCTTACTGGCTGATCGCCTCGGCGCTGGCGGGCGTCGTCGCGGGCCTGGAGGCGCGGCGCGAGCCCCCGGAGCAGGCGACCGGCAACCTCTACGGCAAGGGCACCCCGCTACCCGACTCGCTGGGCACCGCGGTGGCGCTCGCCGTGCAGGACGACACCATCCTGGAGATCCTGGGCGCCGAGTCGGTGCTCGACTTCGCCGCGATCGCGCGCAGCGAATGGGAGCAGTACGTGGGCCATGTCAGCGATTGGGAGCGCGATCGCTACCTGAGCACGTCATGA
- a CDS encoding sensor domain-containing protein has protein sequence MSRRVTRGIAGGAVGAVCAGAVLSGCAGAPVDQRPVVRIVEAAQPSPAIPLGGLLPTAPELAGALGTGPNALMGTAVEGDAEVLLSSVTDANIAPVECVGAAYRLQDVVYRNSPVRSVASNTWAGGGFDGPPVAGFFGVVQMTDQSAAQAFFGAATELWRRCNGQSVAVQQPGAGADELSRITDVVFDDRMVSASVLHTSGGAAAPTALRALGVAGDCVVEVEITDPRPAGDPRGAVAVADVILDKITASR, from the coding sequence ATGTCGAGGCGGGTCACACGCGGTATCGCCGGCGGTGCGGTGGGCGCGGTCTGCGCCGGCGCCGTGCTGTCGGGCTGTGCCGGCGCACCGGTCGACCAGCGTCCGGTGGTCCGGATCGTCGAGGCCGCCCAGCCGTCGCCGGCGATCCCGCTCGGCGGGCTCCTTCCCACCGCACCCGAGCTGGCAGGCGCGCTGGGCACCGGGCCGAACGCGCTGATGGGCACCGCGGTCGAGGGCGACGCCGAGGTCCTGCTGAGCAGCGTCACCGACGCGAACATCGCCCCGGTGGAGTGCGTCGGCGCCGCCTACCGGTTGCAGGACGTCGTCTACCGGAACAGCCCGGTGCGGTCGGTGGCCAGCAACACCTGGGCCGGAGGCGGCTTCGACGGACCTCCGGTGGCGGGATTCTTCGGGGTCGTGCAGATGACGGACCAAAGCGCGGCTCAGGCGTTCTTCGGCGCCGCGACCGAGCTCTGGCGGCGCTGCAACGGGCAGTCGGTGGCCGTGCAGCAGCCCGGGGCGGGCGCCGACGAACTGAGCCGGATCACCGACGTCGTGTTCGACGACCGGATGGTGTCCGCGAGCGTGCTGCACACCTCCGGCGGTGCGGCCGCCCCGACGGCGCTGCGGGCGCTCGGGGTCGCCGGCGATTGCGTCGTCGAGGTGGAGATCACCGATCCGCGCCCGGCCGGCGATCCGCGGGGTGCCGTCGCGGTGGCCGACGTGATCCTCGACAAGATCACCGCGTCGCGCTGA
- a CDS encoding LLM class flavin-dependent oxidoreductase: protein MTARPRFGVWAPVYGNHGARHHPQDPPDASYRRNRDLIVHAERVGFDATLVAQHVIHPSDVEDDVLETWSTLAGIAEATERIELIGAIKPLLLNPLVFAKIAANIADISGGRLSINVVSGWFLPELEALGVDLLDHDDRYAHTREWLEIVTALWAGKQVDTGGRQPALVRPVPRFVPPVYVGGESEPGRALAAATADVFFINGRPLPDTADVIADLRSRRAGGPPLRFGLSAFVIARDTDAEARAEAVHLQALVDAEKRPEISGGTDPKTQMYKVLADTSRVGSNGGTLAGLVGSYDTVAERISAFHTAGIELFMLQFQPLETELDRFAEHIIPRFAP, encoded by the coding sequence GTGACCGCCCGCCCCAGGTTCGGGGTGTGGGCGCCGGTCTACGGCAACCACGGCGCCCGTCATCATCCCCAGGATCCGCCCGACGCGAGCTACCGGCGCAACCGCGACCTGATCGTGCACGCCGAGCGGGTCGGGTTCGACGCGACGCTGGTCGCCCAGCATGTGATCCACCCCAGCGACGTCGAAGACGACGTGCTGGAGACGTGGTCGACGCTGGCCGGCATCGCCGAGGCCACCGAGCGCATCGAGCTGATCGGCGCGATCAAGCCGCTGCTGCTGAACCCGTTGGTATTCGCCAAGATCGCCGCCAACATCGCCGACATCTCCGGAGGACGGCTGTCGATCAACGTGGTCAGCGGCTGGTTCCTGCCGGAACTGGAAGCGCTCGGCGTCGACCTGCTCGACCACGACGACCGCTATGCCCACACTCGGGAGTGGCTCGAGATCGTCACCGCGCTCTGGGCAGGCAAGCAGGTCGACACCGGCGGCCGCCAGCCCGCGCTGGTGCGGCCGGTGCCGCGTTTCGTCCCGCCGGTCTACGTCGGCGGCGAATCCGAGCCGGGCCGCGCGCTGGCCGCCGCGACCGCCGACGTGTTCTTCATCAACGGCAGGCCGCTGCCCGACACCGCAGACGTCATCGCCGATCTGCGGTCCCGCCGTGCCGGCGGGCCGCCGTTGCGGTTCGGGCTGTCGGCGTTCGTGATCGCGCGCGACACCGACGCCGAGGCACGTGCGGAGGCCGTGCACCTGCAGGCGCTGGTGGATGCCGAGAAACGGCCCGAGATTTCCGGCGGCACCGATCCGAAGACCCAGATGTACAAGGTGCTCGCCGACACCAGCCGGGTCGGGTCCAACGGCGGCACACTAGCCGGCCTGGTGGGTAGCTATGACACCGTCGCGGAACGGATCTCGGCATTTCACACTGCGGGCATCGAGCTGTTCATGCTGCAGTTCCAGCCGCTGGAAACCGAACTCGACCGGTTCGCCGAGCACATCATCCCGCGATTCGCCCCATGA
- a CDS encoding acyl-CoA dehydrogenase family protein, with the protein MTLTVDTRAAGDVADRLARLAPIVETLRAEDPSAERERVLQHDAVAELRRIGILTLRVPRRYGGPGGSIRDVLSAVIQIASGSSNVAQALRAHFGFSERLLSNRAGDGERAEWFPKINAGLVVGNAITDARGRAPSSSETTVLADANGVLRLNGHKFYSTGTLYADAIAVSAIDAAGNDVQVIVPTDRDGVELFDDWDGFGQRTTASGATRFTDVEIAPVEVTTVSDGAHLGHSTTFLQLYLAAVAAGIAAAVRRDAVEYVQTKARPAAHSVADRAGADPFVLHAVGEIAAAAAAAETLVLSAADTLDTLVDSGSVDDAEALADAAVEVAQAQLVAERLALQAAQRLFDTGGASATSRKLNLDRHWRNARTVASHNPLDYKAHAVGDFLVNGTTPPANGYF; encoded by the coding sequence ATGACCCTGACCGTGGACACCCGTGCCGCCGGTGACGTGGCCGACCGGCTCGCCCGGCTCGCGCCGATCGTCGAGACGCTGCGTGCCGAGGATCCGTCCGCCGAGCGGGAACGGGTACTGCAGCACGATGCGGTCGCGGAGTTGCGCCGCATCGGCATCCTGACCCTGCGGGTGCCGCGGCGCTACGGCGGCCCCGGCGGCAGCATCCGCGACGTACTGTCGGCGGTCATCCAGATCGCGTCGGGGAGTTCCAATGTCGCGCAGGCACTTCGGGCGCACTTCGGGTTCTCCGAGCGGCTGCTGAGCAACCGCGCCGGCGACGGCGAGCGTGCCGAGTGGTTCCCGAAGATCAACGCAGGGCTGGTGGTCGGCAACGCGATCACCGACGCGAGGGGACGTGCCCCAAGCAGCTCGGAGACCACGGTGCTGGCCGATGCGAACGGGGTGTTGCGGCTCAACGGGCACAAGTTCTACTCGACGGGCACGCTGTACGCCGATGCGATCGCGGTGTCGGCGATCGATGCCGCGGGCAACGACGTGCAGGTGATCGTGCCGACGGACCGTGACGGCGTCGAACTGTTCGACGACTGGGACGGCTTCGGGCAGCGCACCACCGCCAGTGGCGCCACCCGTTTCACCGACGTCGAGATCGCCCCTGTGGAGGTGACGACCGTCTCCGACGGTGCCCATCTCGGGCACAGCACGACCTTCCTTCAGCTGTATCTCGCCGCGGTCGCGGCGGGGATCGCGGCCGCGGTGCGCCGCGACGCCGTGGAGTACGTGCAGACCAAGGCCCGTCCGGCGGCGCACTCGGTCGCCGACCGTGCCGGTGCCGACCCGTTCGTGCTGCACGCGGTCGGTGAGATCGCGGCCGCGGCGGCCGCCGCCGAGACGTTGGTGCTGTCGGCGGCCGACACCCTGGACACGTTGGTGGACAGCGGTTCCGTCGACGACGCCGAGGCGCTGGCAGACGCCGCCGTGGAGGTGGCGCAGGCCCAGCTGGTCGCCGAGCGACTGGCCCTGCAGGCCGCGCAACGGCTCTTCGACACCGGCGGGGCATCGGCGACGTCGCGCAAGCTGAACCTGGACCGGCACTGGCGCAACGCGCGCACGGTCGCCAGCCACAACCCGCTGGACTACAAGGCGCACGCGGTGGGCGACTTTCTGGTCAACGGAACGACCCCACCAGCCAACGGGTACTTCTGA